CCGGATCACGACGGTCACCTGCTCCCAGCCGAGCATCTCGAAGTGGTGGTGGATGGGCGCCATCCGGAAGATCCGGCGGCCCTTGCTGAGCTTGAAGAAGCCGACCTGCAGCATGACCGAGACCGTCTCGAGGACGAACAGGCCACCGAGGATGACCAGCAGCAGCTCGGTGCGGGTCAGGATCGCGAAGCCGGCCAGCGCGCTGCCGAGCGCCAGCGAGCCGGTGTCGCCCATGAAGATCTTGGCCGGCGAGGCGTTCCACCACAGGAACCCGAAGCAGGCGCCGGTGATCGCCGCGGCGATGATCGCAAGGTCCAGCGGGTCGCGGACGTTGTAGCAGGTGGCGCTGGGCTCCTCCTGGCAGAACTGGTTGCTCTGCCAGATGTTGACCAGCGTGTAGGCGCCGAAGACCATCACCGAGGCGCCGGCCGCGAGTCCGTCGAGGCCGTCGGTGAGGTTGACCGCGTTGCTGAACCCGGCCACGAACAGCCAGATCAGCAGGACCGCCAGGATCATCGGCAGCACGAACCAGTCGAGCTCGCGCAGGAAGGAGACCTTCTCGCTGGCCGGGGTGCGGCCGTGGGAGTCCTCGAGCATCGGCGAGAGCGCCAGCCAGCCGAAGACCAGCGCGATCACGGTCTGGCCGGCCATCTTGGCCTTGCTGCGCAGGCCGAGGCTGCGCTGCTTGTAGATCTTGATGAAGTCGTCGAGGAAGCCGACCAGGCCCATCCCGACGAACAGGAAGAGCAGCAGCAGCGCCGACGCGCTCGGCACGGTGAGCGTGATCAGCTTGGCCGCGAAGTAGCCGATGACAGCGGCCAGGATGATGACCACGCCGCCCATGGTCGGCGTACCGCGCTTCGTGTGGTGGCTGGTCGGGCCGTCCTCGCGGATCTCCTGGCCGTAGCCCAGCTTGGTGAACGCGTTGATCGCCACCCGGGTGCCGAGCAGCGAGATCAGCAGGGCGATGCCTCCGCCGAGCAGGATCGCTCTCACGCCGTCGTCTCCTCGGTGCTCTTCATCAAGATCGCCTCTGCCACCACTTCCAAGGCGGCGCCGCGCGACGCCTTGACGAGGACGACGTCCTCCGCCCCGGCATTCTGCCGCACCCAGGCCGTCGCTTCCTCACGGCCGGCCGTGACGATCACCTCACCGGCCCCCGTGCGGGCGCCGTCGGCGATCCCGGAGGCGGCCTCGCCGACCACCACGACCACGTCGACACCGAGCCGGGCGGCGTCCTCGCCGACCGCGCGGTGGCCCGCGTCGTGCTCGTCGCCGAGCTCGCGCATCTCCCCCAGCACCGCGACGGTACGACGACGCGGCCCGGCGACGGCCACCAGCGCCTCGAGGGCGGCGCGCATCGAGTCAGGGTTCGCGTTGTAGGAGTCGTTGATCACGGTGAGCCCGTCGGCTCGCTGGTGGACCTCCATGCGCCAGCGGGAGGCGGAGGTCGCCTCGCCCAGCGCCCGGGCGACGTCGGCCAGCCCGAAGCCGGCGGCCAGCGCCATCGCGGCGGCAGCGGAGGCGTTCGCGACCTGGTGGACGCCGGTCTGGAGCAGCTGCACCGGCGCCGACTCGCCCGCGCGGTCCGGCTCACGGTGCTCGAGAAGGAAGGCGGGCCGGCCGAGCTGGTCGAGGACGACGTCGCGCCAGCGCAGGTCGGCGGACTCGCCGAAGGTGACGACCCGCGCGCGGGTGCGCGACGCCATCGCGGCCACCAGCGGGTCGTCGGCGTTGAGGACTGCCGTTCCCTCGGCGGGGAGCGCCTCGACCAGCTCGCCCTTGGCCCGCGCGATCTGGTCGCGGCCGCCGAACTCGCCGATGTGGGCGGTGCCGACGTTGAGCACCGCCGCGATCGAGGGCGGTGCGATGTCACACAG
The genomic region above belongs to Nocardioides sp. QY071 and contains:
- the mraY gene encoding phospho-N-acetylmuramoyl-pentapeptide-transferase, with the translated sequence MRAILLGGGIALLISLLGTRVAINAFTKLGYGQEIREDGPTSHHTKRGTPTMGGVVIILAAVIGYFAAKLITLTVPSASALLLLFLFVGMGLVGFLDDFIKIYKQRSLGLRSKAKMAGQTVIALVFGWLALSPMLEDSHGRTPASEKVSFLRELDWFVLPMILAVLLIWLFVAGFSNAVNLTDGLDGLAAGASVMVFGAYTLVNIWQSNQFCQEEPSATCYNVRDPLDLAIIAAAITGACFGFLWWNASPAKIFMGDTGSLALGSALAGFAILTRTELLLVILGGLFVLETVSVMLQVGFFKLSKGRRIFRMAPIHHHFEMLGWEQVTVVIRFWIITGLFVATGLGIFYAEWVSRL
- the murF gene encoding UDP-N-acetylmuramoyl-tripeptide--D-alanyl-D-alanine ligase; translation: MIPLPLSVIAEVVGGTLHGDDVTVSAPAYVDSRAPLAGGLFIAVVGERVDGHDYADGAHAVLGSRPTTAPTVVVTDPVAAAGRLARHVLDRLDATVLAMTGSQGKTGTKDYLAAVLRSLAGEAAVVATAANNNNELGVPLTVLRADAGTRFLVVEMGARGVGHLSYLCDIAPPSIAAVLNVGTAHIGEFGGRDQIARAKGELVEALPAEGTAVLNADDPLVAAMASRTRARVVTFGESADLRWRDVVLDQLGRPAFLLEHREPDRAGESAPVQLLQTGVHQVANASAAAAMALAAGFGLADVARALGEATSASRWRMEVHQRADGLTVINDSYNANPDSMRAALEALVAVAGPRRRTVAVLGEMRELGDEHDAGHRAVGEDAARLGVDVVVVVGEAASGIADGARTGAGEVIVTAGREEATAWVRQNAGAEDVVLVKASRGAALEVVAEAILMKSTEETTA